The Streptomyces sp. NL15-2K genome contains a region encoding:
- a CDS encoding DNA-formamidopyrimidine glycosylase family protein, which translates to MPELPDVEGFRKVLESCAKGRVIRQVDVRDTGVLHDMSERRLREALEGRRFTTPERHGKWLLAHTGGPTLILHFGMTGRLLCADPSDEPEPHDRVLFTVATDRQLRYRDQRKLQGLWLAEDDSDIARLLDDQGPDALTVDRDDFEAALASHRGRVKAVLTDQSVLAGLGNLLADEILWRAELSPATRSSDLTEPERRHLYTTMRRTLRSAVTAGCVPPRDSWLTGHRDDPDPTCPRCGTHLHRTRMTGRATLWCPRCQGE; encoded by the coding sequence ATGCCTGAGCTGCCAGACGTCGAGGGATTCCGGAAGGTACTCGAGTCCTGCGCGAAGGGCCGGGTCATCCGCCAGGTCGACGTACGCGACACGGGCGTCCTGCACGATATGAGCGAGCGGCGGCTGCGCGAGGCACTGGAAGGCCGGCGGTTCACCACACCGGAGCGCCACGGCAAGTGGCTGCTGGCCCACACGGGCGGCCCCACCCTCATCCTCCACTTCGGCATGACCGGCCGACTGCTCTGCGCCGACCCCTCCGACGAGCCCGAGCCCCACGACCGCGTCCTGTTCACCGTGGCCACCGACCGCCAGCTCCGCTACCGCGACCAGCGCAAGCTCCAGGGCCTGTGGCTGGCCGAGGACGACTCCGACATCGCACGACTGCTGGACGATCAGGGCCCGGACGCGCTGACGGTGGACCGCGACGACTTCGAGGCCGCGCTGGCTTCACACCGCGGCCGCGTCAAGGCGGTCCTGACCGACCAGTCGGTCCTGGCCGGCCTCGGCAACCTGCTCGCCGACGAGATCCTGTGGCGAGCCGAACTGAGCCCCGCGACCCGCTCGAGCGACCTCACGGAGCCGGAACGCCGCCACCTCTACACGACCATGCGCCGCACGCTCCGCTCCGCGGTCACCGCCGGCTGCGTCCCCCCACGCGACTCCTGGCTCACGGGCCACCGAGACGACCCTGACCCAACCTGCCCACGCTGCGGCACCCACCTCCACCGCACCCGCATGACGGGCCGAGCCACACTCTGGTGCCCCCGGTGCCAAGGGGAGTAA